Proteins encoded by one window of Actinocorallia herbida:
- a CDS encoding FG-GAP repeat domain-containing protein has translation MRHISALLTGVLLAAALPGAAASAAARPAKPGDFDGDGRGDLVVLSPSLRKGKGPLGVVTVRYGDGKVRHLSTRKGTTPAETSVSADFDRDGYADLATTGKAARGVTVVYGSAKGLSGRRAHLPVPHATPGAARLLAAGDFDGNGRPDLVATAGADTRVFLDVRRGAPRANTEFPGESACAVTPVAADVTGDGFDDLYLADRDGDDLLFRGGRRGFGTPVRTPQYVTWTAPVTAATGDFDNDGHADIALQYGGDTVEIRHGHSGGLHTVRHVTGEEIGFPGKPLTAHPESSLAVGDVDRDGRDDLVLGQPGGGPQASGRVVVLYSAENGIRIKDPQAFHQGQAALHATPRGTDRFGSAVALVDFSGGRSPELVVAAAGEQRLYVLRNTGKRFTSAEPGKIIPAAWGLSGASWAPIMDSPA, from the coding sequence ATGAGGCACATTTCGGCACTGCTGACCGGGGTCCTGCTCGCCGCGGCGCTCCCCGGCGCCGCGGCCTCGGCCGCCGCCCGGCCCGCGAAGCCCGGGGACTTCGACGGCGACGGACGCGGCGATCTCGTCGTGCTGTCGCCCTCGCTGCGCAAGGGGAAGGGGCCGCTCGGCGTCGTGACGGTGCGCTACGGGGACGGGAAGGTCCGGCATCTCTCCACCCGGAAGGGCACGACCCCGGCCGAGACGTCGGTCTCGGCGGACTTCGACCGGGACGGGTACGCCGATCTGGCGACGACCGGGAAAGCGGCCCGGGGCGTGACCGTCGTTTACGGGTCGGCCAAGGGGCTCTCCGGGCGGCGGGCCCATCTCCCCGTGCCGCACGCGACGCCGGGGGCGGCGCGCCTCCTCGCCGCCGGGGACTTCGACGGGAACGGCAGGCCCGACCTCGTCGCGACCGCGGGAGCCGACACCCGCGTCTTCCTCGACGTGCGCCGCGGCGCCCCCAGAGCGAACACCGAGTTCCCCGGCGAGAGCGCCTGCGCGGTGACGCCCGTCGCCGCCGATGTCACCGGCGACGGGTTCGACGACCTGTACCTCGCCGACCGGGACGGTGACGACCTCCTGTTCCGCGGCGGCCGGCGCGGCTTCGGCACGCCCGTCCGGACGCCCCAGTACGTCACCTGGACGGCTCCGGTCACCGCCGCCACCGGCGACTTCGACAACGACGGGCACGCCGACATCGCCCTCCAGTACGGGGGCGACACCGTCGAGATCAGGCACGGGCACTCCGGCGGGCTGCACACCGTCCGCCATGTCACCGGAGAGGAGATCGGGTTCCCCGGCAAGCCGCTCACCGCGCACCCGGAGTCGTCCCTCGCGGTCGGCGACGTCGACCGGGACGGGCGCGACGACCTCGTCCTCGGCCAGCCCGGCGGCGGGCCGCAGGCGTCCGGGCGGGTGGTCGTCCTCTACAGCGCCGAGAACGGCATCCGGATCAAGGACCCGCAGGCGTTCCACCAGGGGCAGGCGGCCCTGCACGCGACGCCGCGCGGCACCGACCGCTTCGGCTCGGCCGTCGCGCTCGTCGACTTCTCCGGCGGCCGCTCCCCCGAACTCGTCGTGGCCGCCGCCGGAGAACAGCGGCTCTACGTGCTGCGCAACACCGGCAAGCGGTTCACCTCGGCCGAACCGGGCAAGATCATCCCTGCGGCGTGGGGCCTCTCCGGCGCGTCCTGGGCGCCCATTATGGACAGCCCCGCATGA
- a CDS encoding LCP family protein, with protein sequence MNSPLYLDYAEDAKAPEPETLENRGVSKGWKALGWTSIALSGVLVLGSISAYGYVRYLDHRITRVDIDEGVANAVPKLNEAVNILLLGSDSRQGKDNEKYGKSLAEETPRADTTILMHLSPGGGAVTGISFPRDLMVDIPACDTPDGGTSAPQTAMINSAFSIGGVECTWKTIQTITNIHIDHAAVVDFAGFKGVVDAIGGVQICLPNDVNDPQSKLNLKKGKHTVKGETALAYVRARHGLGDGSDLSRVKRQQQFLGSVAKKALSQGVLGNPGKLNGLLKSVTKTVEVDQDFTITAMADLGTKLKDVEVNKIRFVTVPYAAYAPDPNRVALAQPDANTFFSQIANDNEIEDMNQKAETVPAAQVKVKVLNGSGIEGAAARTGEALTAKEFQVLSVGNPKELPTETQILYGEGAEAAANTLAKQVSGAKPVASSKVAAGTVHLVLGPGWTGLVTKTKLPKKLDGEIKANDNICAKT encoded by the coding sequence ATGAACAGCCCCCTGTATCTCGACTACGCCGAAGACGCGAAGGCGCCGGAGCCGGAGACCCTGGAGAACAGGGGAGTCTCCAAAGGCTGGAAGGCGCTCGGCTGGACATCGATCGCCCTGTCCGGCGTCCTCGTCCTGGGCAGCATCTCCGCCTACGGCTATGTCCGCTACCTGGACCACCGGATCACCCGGGTCGACATCGACGAAGGGGTCGCCAACGCGGTGCCCAAGCTGAACGAGGCGGTCAACATCCTCCTCCTCGGCTCGGACTCCCGGCAGGGCAAGGACAACGAGAAGTACGGCAAGAGCCTCGCCGAGGAGACCCCGCGCGCGGACACGACGATCCTCATGCACCTGTCCCCCGGCGGCGGCGCGGTGACCGGCATCAGCTTCCCGCGCGACCTCATGGTGGACATCCCCGCCTGCGACACCCCCGACGGCGGCACCTCGGCCCCGCAGACCGCGATGATCAACTCGGCGTTCAGCATCGGCGGCGTCGAGTGCACCTGGAAGACCATCCAGACGATCACCAACATCCACATCGACCACGCCGCGGTGGTCGACTTCGCCGGGTTCAAGGGCGTAGTCGACGCGATCGGCGGCGTCCAGATCTGCCTGCCGAACGACGTCAACGACCCGCAGAGCAAACTGAACCTGAAGAAGGGCAAGCACACCGTCAAGGGCGAGACCGCCCTGGCGTACGTGCGCGCCCGGCACGGCCTCGGCGACGGCTCCGACCTCAGCCGCGTCAAGCGCCAGCAGCAGTTCCTCGGCTCGGTCGCCAAGAAGGCCCTCAGCCAGGGCGTCCTGGGCAACCCCGGGAAGCTGAACGGGCTGCTGAAATCGGTCACCAAGACCGTCGAGGTGGACCAGGACTTCACCATCACGGCGATGGCCGACCTCGGCACCAAGCTCAAGGACGTCGAGGTCAACAAGATCCGCTTCGTGACGGTGCCCTACGCCGCGTACGCGCCCGACCCCAACCGGGTCGCCCTCGCCCAGCCCGACGCCAACACCTTCTTCTCGCAGATCGCCAATGACAACGAGATCGAGGACATGAACCAGAAGGCGGAGACCGTCCCCGCCGCCCAGGTCAAGGTGAAGGTGCTCAACGGCAGCGGCATCGAGGGCGCCGCGGCCCGCACCGGCGAGGCGCTCACCGCCAAGGAGTTCCAGGTCCTGTCCGTCGGCAACCCCAAGGAACTGCCGACCGAGACCCAGATCCTGTACGGCGAGGGCGCGGAGGCCGCGGCGAACACGCTGGCCAAGCAGGTCTCCGGGGCCAAGCCCGTCGCGTCGTCGAAGGTCGCCGCCGGCACCGTCCACCTGGTCCTCGGTCCGGGCTGGACCGGCCTGGTCACCAAGACCAAGCTGCCGAAGAAGCTCGACGGCGAGATCAAGGCCAACGACAACATCTGCGCCAAGACCTGA
- a CDS encoding bifunctional glycosyltransferase/CDP-glycerol:glycerophosphate glycerophosphotransferase, which yields MFLSVIVPVHGVQGYLRQCLDSILYPGCPDLEVIAIDDKSPDGCGAILDEYALRDPRLRVVHLEQNVGLGEARNVGLSLATGEYVWFFDSDDYAADGAMSSVYDRLHETRPDVLIFDYARSYWHGKVQRSVINKLFREPPAPEVFALKDRASVLQLMMTAWNKAIRRDFLVDLGIKFSGGYYEDINVTYPILMAADKLSLLDEVVYIYRQRRRGAITRTGGKKHFDAFAQYERIFAFMDRHPETDQYRPLMFDRTIWHLLIILGRGDRVLPEDRAKFFAGMSKIYKTYRPKAHVLPEDAQLAAKYKLIEKNNYRAFATSKRLNEQRLAAKQRLRKTKRQARRAINFAKGKAKGVYYRIQLRMPLDPNLAVYAAYWYRGYACNPAAIYEKQKELAPQIKGVWVVRKGSHKEMPEGVPYVVAGSRAHSRLMARAKYFVNNVNFTDDPVKRKGQVHVMTQHGTPLKKMGLDQMDFPVSAGDMDFRELIMRADRWDYLVSSNLLSSEAWDRGFPCSYEMLEVGYPRNDRLVRATEAERTRLRAELGIKPGVKAILYTPTHRDYMKRFAPQFDLVEFAKTLGPDYVLLLRAHYFYKPKKRGLPEDRIIDVSGYPTVEDLMIASDALITDYSSIMFDYAVLEDRPIVIYANDWDTYKRTRGVNFDLSQQPPGVFAQTPEELTDAFLTGAAWGGSAAKDRVEFRARYCPWDNGSAAERVVRRVYLGQQLPKPVR from the coding sequence GTGTTCCTGAGTGTCATCGTGCCCGTGCACGGCGTCCAGGGTTACCTCCGCCAGTGCCTCGACTCGATCCTCTACCCGGGGTGCCCCGACCTCGAAGTGATCGCGATTGATGACAAGTCCCCGGACGGCTGCGGCGCCATTCTGGACGAGTACGCGCTGCGCGATCCGCGGCTGCGGGTCGTCCACCTTGAGCAGAACGTGGGCCTCGGCGAGGCCCGCAACGTGGGCCTCTCCCTGGCGACGGGCGAGTACGTCTGGTTCTTCGACAGCGACGACTACGCCGCGGACGGCGCCATGTCCTCGGTCTACGACCGGCTGCACGAGACCCGCCCCGACGTCCTGATCTTCGACTACGCGCGCTCGTACTGGCACGGCAAAGTGCAGCGCAGCGTCATCAACAAGCTGTTCCGTGAGCCCCCCGCCCCCGAGGTCTTCGCGCTGAAGGACCGCGCGAGCGTCCTCCAGTTGATGATGACCGCCTGGAACAAGGCGATCCGCCGGGACTTCCTGGTCGACCTCGGCATCAAGTTCAGCGGCGGGTACTACGAGGACATCAACGTCACCTACCCGATCCTCATGGCGGCCGACAAGCTCAGCCTCCTCGACGAGGTCGTCTACATCTACCGCCAGCGCCGCCGCGGCGCGATCACCCGCACCGGCGGCAAGAAGCACTTCGACGCCTTCGCCCAGTACGAGCGCATCTTCGCGTTCATGGACCGGCATCCCGAGACCGACCAGTACCGTCCGCTGATGTTCGACCGGACGATCTGGCATCTGCTGATCATCCTCGGCCGCGGCGACCGGGTACTGCCGGAGGACCGCGCGAAGTTCTTCGCCGGGATGTCGAAGATCTACAAGACCTACCGCCCGAAGGCGCACGTGCTGCCCGAGGACGCCCAGCTCGCGGCCAAGTACAAGCTGATCGAGAAGAACAACTACCGGGCGTTCGCCACCTCCAAGCGGCTCAACGAGCAGCGGCTGGCGGCCAAGCAGCGGCTGCGCAAGACCAAGCGGCAGGCCCGGCGCGCGATCAACTTCGCCAAGGGCAAGGCCAAGGGCGTCTACTACCGGATCCAGCTCCGCATGCCGCTCGACCCGAACCTCGCCGTCTACGCGGCGTACTGGTACCGGGGCTACGCCTGCAACCCCGCGGCGATCTACGAGAAGCAGAAGGAGCTCGCGCCGCAGATCAAGGGCGTGTGGGTGGTCCGCAAGGGCTCCCACAAGGAGATGCCCGAAGGCGTCCCCTACGTGGTGGCCGGCTCGCGGGCGCACTCGCGGCTGATGGCGCGGGCGAAGTACTTCGTGAACAACGTGAACTTCACCGACGACCCGGTCAAGCGCAAGGGCCAGGTCCACGTGATGACGCAGCACGGGACCCCGCTGAAGAAGATGGGCCTGGACCAGATGGACTTCCCCGTCTCGGCCGGGGACATGGACTTCCGCGAGCTGATCATGCGCGCGGACCGCTGGGACTACCTGGTGTCGTCCAACCTGCTGTCCAGCGAGGCGTGGGACCGGGGCTTCCCCTGCTCCTACGAGATGCTCGAGGTCGGCTACCCGCGCAACGACCGCCTCGTGCGGGCGACCGAGGCCGAGCGCACCCGGCTGCGCGCGGAACTCGGCATCAAGCCCGGCGTGAAGGCGATCCTCTACACGCCGACGCACCGCGACTACATGAAGCGGTTCGCGCCGCAGTTCGACCTCGTCGAGTTCGCCAAGACGCTGGGCCCGGACTACGTCCTGCTGCTGCGCGCGCACTACTTCTACAAGCCGAAGAAGCGCGGCCTGCCCGAGGACCGGATCATCGACGTCTCGGGCTACCCGACCGTCGAGGACCTGATGATCGCGTCCGACGCGCTCATCACGGACTACTCGTCGATCATGTTCGACTACGCGGTCCTGGAGGACCGGCCGATCGTGATCTACGCGAACGACTGGGACACCTACAAGCGCACCCGGGGCGTCAACTTCGACCTGTCGCAGCAGCCCCCCGGCGTGTTCGCGCAGACCCCGGAGGAACTCACCGACGCCTTCCTCACCGGCGCCGCCTGGGGCGGCTCGGCGGCCAAGGACCGCGTCGAGTTCCGCGCCCGCTACTGCCCCTGGGACAACGGCAGCGCCGCGGAACGCGTCGTCCGCCGCGTCTACCTCGGCCAGCAACTCCCCAAGCCCGTCCGGTAA
- a CDS encoding TIGR03089 family protein, which yields MDLMRGSAQRPLVTFYDDASGERLEFSRRTFDNWIAKTANLLVDGLGAAPGGRVVLDLPLHWQTAVWIFAAWWTGQEVVLGRDAVREEDGVWVTDDPRSAPDWPEEVVGLSLDAMGAPLKDAPAWVTDYAVEVRAYGDRFSPYVHAGPQLTVTNATFSTSQLDTEIVSFLREHSLRADDRVLVTAPFTDAPSLISGLLAPLRAEGSVILCRNLDDDLMPRRIETEHVTAVAGPETPYANVRRLP from the coding sequence ATGGATCTCATGCGCGGATCGGCCCAGCGCCCGCTGGTGACGTTCTACGACGACGCCTCGGGCGAGCGCCTGGAGTTCTCCCGCCGCACGTTCGACAACTGGATCGCCAAGACGGCGAACCTGCTGGTGGACGGGCTCGGCGCGGCGCCGGGCGGCCGGGTCGTCCTCGATCTGCCCCTGCACTGGCAGACCGCGGTGTGGATCTTCGCCGCGTGGTGGACGGGCCAGGAGGTCGTCCTCGGCCGGGACGCGGTCCGCGAGGAGGACGGCGTCTGGGTCACCGATGACCCGCGCTCCGCGCCGGACTGGCCCGAGGAGGTCGTCGGGCTGTCCCTGGACGCCATGGGCGCCCCGCTCAAGGACGCCCCCGCCTGGGTGACCGACTACGCCGTCGAGGTCAGAGCGTACGGAGACCGCTTCTCTCCGTACGTGCACGCCGGCCCGCAGCTGACTGTGACGAACGCCACATTCTCCACATCACAGCTAGATACCGAAATAGTCTCATTCCTCCGTGAGCACAGCCTGCGCGCCGATGATCGGGTTCTGGTGACCGCCCCGTTCACCGACGCGCCGAGTCTGATCTCCGGGCTGCTCGCCCCGCTCCGCGCCGAAGGATCGGTCATACTTTGTCGCAACCTTGACGATGATCTGATGCCGCGCAGGATCGAAACGGAGCATGTGACCGCAGTAGCCGGACCGGAAACGCCGTACGCCAACGTGCGCCGTCTCCCGTGA
- a CDS encoding acyltransferase family protein, translating to MTQTAVPGQAPSAAAPAPKTRDPFFDNAKYLAIILVVLGHALAGMRGYGVAEGVYTFLYLFHMPLFIVITGYFSRSFSFSRRKAQRLLTAVGAPYLIFEIGYSLFEWHFNDKKQLEISLLDPIYLTWFLLALFLWRLSTPVWQQIRWPLAVAVGISLLAYTAPLATDLEMHRVFGLAPFYVLGLCLRPAHFDLVRRPGARIVGAAVLAAGFAGAFLIKDRVDYRWFYWRDTHKVFNVDWVTGTAMRLGMMVVAVVLVAAFLAVVPRRRAWFTDLGAATIFSYLLHGFFIKYAQFQGWDEAAVFQTPWGLAATVVFAVVLGTALCTPPVQKIFRWAVEPRASWAFVSK from the coding sequence TTGACGCAGACCGCAGTACCCGGACAGGCGCCCTCAGCGGCCGCCCCGGCGCCCAAGACGCGCGACCCGTTCTTCGACAACGCGAAGTACCTGGCGATCATCCTCGTGGTCCTCGGGCACGCGCTCGCCGGGATGCGCGGCTACGGCGTCGCCGAGGGCGTGTACACGTTCCTGTACCTGTTCCACATGCCGCTGTTCATCGTGATCACCGGGTACTTCTCGCGGTCGTTCTCGTTCAGCCGCCGCAAGGCCCAGCGCCTGCTGACGGCGGTCGGCGCGCCTTATCTCATCTTCGAGATCGGGTACTCGCTGTTCGAGTGGCACTTCAACGACAAGAAGCAGCTGGAGATCAGCCTCCTCGATCCGATCTACCTCACCTGGTTCCTGCTCGCGCTGTTCCTGTGGCGGCTGTCGACCCCGGTGTGGCAGCAGATCCGGTGGCCCCTGGCCGTCGCGGTCGGGATCTCCCTGCTGGCCTACACCGCGCCGCTGGCCACCGACCTGGAGATGCACCGGGTCTTCGGCCTCGCGCCCTTCTACGTCCTCGGCCTGTGCCTGCGCCCCGCGCACTTCGACCTGGTGCGCCGCCCCGGCGCCCGGATCGTCGGCGCCGCGGTCCTGGCCGCCGGATTCGCAGGCGCGTTCCTCATCAAGGACCGGGTGGACTACCGCTGGTTCTACTGGCGCGACACCCACAAGGTCTTCAACGTCGACTGGGTCACCGGCACCGCGATGCGGCTCGGCATGATGGTCGTCGCGGTCGTCCTGGTCGCCGCGTTCCTCGCCGTCGTGCCGCGGCGCCGCGCCTGGTTCACCGACCTCGGCGCGGCGACGATCTTCTCCTACCTGCTGCACGGGTTCTTCATCAAATACGCCCAGTTCCAGGGCTGGGACGAGGCCGCGGTGTTCCAGACCCCGTGGGGACTCGCCGCGACCGTCGTTTTCGCGGTGGTCCTGGGCACCGCGCTGTGCACTCCGCCGGTCCAGAAGATCTTTCGCTGGGCGGTAGAACCCAGGGCAAGCTGGGCTTTCGTCAGTAAGTGA